The proteins below come from a single Pichia kudriavzevii chromosome 2, complete sequence genomic window:
- a CDS encoding uncharacterized protein (PKUD0B10790; similar to Saccharomyces cerevisiae YLR459W (GAB1); ancestral locus Anc_7.538) — translation MFKQYRVVFLLKRTRMFSNNYTMDKFTTLALLGGVLLRLAAFQWIPHLPALLDQFVLFSTPINSYRSLNEGIFLLSNDLNPYKQGEILHHPPILLWFFNVLKGSRITDNLSTNIFFSAIDLLICLQLIKINRMLNKKEGFSSFQIAGFYMFNPFSILSTLAKSTYIINNLLVTCMMAEVMTDNFELAVLLLSISAYLTYYSWYLLIPIAYYVYINNGFGKCLKLIMLFISAITVLLGISYKLCDDSFNFISLCYMTILRFEKITPNLGLWWYFFTEIFDFFNNFYLAVFNIYSFVFVVPLTMRFILSDRKIDLLFVIWIIVGLINFSKAYPVLADYTVFYSAMFLFKRYYHYLKFKPAVSFVALIVVLLQSPTFYIIWMSLNSGNANFFYAMGLALSLVESLFLSDFIWAYIQDEYYSTQKIPEETRHTKKLTQI, via the coding sequence ATGTTCAAACAGTACCGTGTTGTGTTTTTACTTAAAAGAACCAGAATGTTTAGCAATAATTACACTATGGATAAATTTACAACTCTTGCTTTACTTGGAGGTGTTTTACTTCGATTAGCCGCTTTTCAATGGATCCCACATCTTCCAGCTCTATTAGATCagtttgttttattttctacGCCCATCAATTCGTACAGATCCTTGAATGAAGGTATTTTTCTACTTTCAAATGACTTGAACCCATATAAGCAGGGAGAAATCTTACATCATCCGCCTATTTTATTGTggtttttcaatgtcttaAAAGGTTCCCGAATTACTGATAATTTGAGTACGAATATATTCTTTTCAGCTATTGACTTGCTCATATGTCTTCAGTTGATCAAGATCAATAGGATGttgaataaaaaagaaggatttTCGTCTTTTCAAATCGCAGGTTTCTACATGTTCAATCCATTTAGTATTTTGTCTACTCTAGCAAAGTCGACTTATATTATAAACAACTTATTAGTCACATGCATGATGGCCGAAGTGATGACAGATAACTTCGAACTTGCTGTTTTACTGTTGTCTATTTCAGCATATTTAACTTATTACTCATGGTACCTTCTAATACCAATCGCTTACTATGTTTACATAAACAATGGCTTTGGAAAATGTTTGAAATTGATCATGTTATTTATCTCGGCAATTACCGTTTTACTTGGGATCAGTTATAAGTTATGTGATgattcattcaattttattaGTTTATGCTATATGACCATCCTTaggtttgaaaaaatcactCCAAATTTAGGATTGTGGTGGTACTTTTTTACCgaaatttttgattttttcaacaatttttaCTTGGCAGTATTTAATATTTACagctttgtttttgttgtcCCACTTACCATGAGATTTATTCTTTCCGACAGGAAAATTGATTTGCTTTTTGTGATTTGGATTATTGTGGGATTaatcaacttttcaaaagcCTATCCCGTTCTTGCAGATTACACTGTGTTTTACTCTGCAATGTTTTTGTTTAAAAGATATTATCACTACTTGAAATTTAAGCCAGCGGTGAGTTTCGTTGCATTAATAGTGGTGCTATTACAGTCTCCAACATTCTATATTATTTGGATGTCACTAAATTCAGGTAATGCAAACTTCTTTTATGCAATGGGGTTGGCTCTCAGCCTTGTGGAGTCATTATTCCTGAGTGATTTTATTTGGGCGTACATCCAAGACGAATACTATTCCACTCAGAAAATTCCAGAGGAAACCAGACATACTAAAAAGCTCACTCAGATTTGA